A part of Myxococcus landrumus genomic DNA contains:
- a CDS encoding LamG domain-containing protein: MSRRCRSWWVPRVAMLCIAGVAATDSLAAERPSLVNTRILTPFSANGHASTVDGRVFVGNIREDAATTTTTWVAKAFRPEAVTYDAQGKPSFASAFSYGRITQVRNGENALAFCFPNPALPYSLVDGLAVYQPYIVDSQMFNGPNMFRRRPVDIRVSQPFTAQADVSSFTTGNLETLITLTGATLRGIEPTMTSDGRLLIFQGGPLNDGGIDHLMYSYNPTPCASFGWSDPRPLSMMYNDTTSGVQRYPLARWGLKAATGEPFGDTTSGPLLRGAYPWVDHEGRNVTYTSVLYKDGARREAVSLIGVDTGFAAYHIDGAINTGRNDIAHLFYSGPMWNFEKERAPAQNFPRGASNESQYLPVTKSHDVIALFGSNTSDYNEIDVGELRDPFQVLSLPMNELVTRAGTYDVTRTPDYSGYFFTGTLTGSAFTSAGNFVTQSTSGSLWEPHGKGKALMLPGGGALTVNLADAAGTVRGVGALVRGFTVQLSVKPDASLHAGCTTGNPYRYLVQKAGALDLIYEADNTVQMSFVINGTRVRLGRSPPLPLDAWTHLAYTWDGVTGGFREYINGVPSGRALPVAPGSFRMGTGVLSIGAGNVLNVESCPINGEGSFKGAIDEVRFFSHARSARSICMISPGADCLDEAIQETPTEGQFGMSQQAFQCNSYSALGSRACSSAMHRVCAQRGAHDALANSTNVFETIQQLIGHRPPISLLGALAAATPTEVSVACAPIQHESVAVTFEELARLHTLCTDDRAAQTFDCTAAAHRWCNKLGWTTGQIFEVTSRSWVGCFNSGLIQDVPKDQLGPASNAGAFMNTDSKLEVSRWCQARGYGAGVVQELRSGYLAQTHCFQPAATVPWKLNP; encoded by the coding sequence ATGTCGAGACGATGTCGTTCGTGGTGGGTTCCACGCGTCGCCATGCTGTGCATCGCGGGGGTCGCGGCGACCGACTCGCTCGCCGCGGAGCGTCCCTCGCTGGTGAACACACGCATCCTCACGCCCTTCAGCGCCAATGGCCACGCCTCCACCGTCGATGGCCGCGTCTTCGTGGGCAACATCCGAGAGGACGCGGCGACGACAACCACCACGTGGGTGGCCAAGGCGTTCCGCCCCGAAGCAGTGACATATGACGCGCAGGGCAAACCCAGCTTCGCCTCCGCGTTCTCGTACGGGCGCATCACCCAGGTGAGGAATGGAGAGAACGCGCTGGCGTTCTGCTTCCCCAACCCCGCCCTGCCCTACTCGCTGGTGGATGGGCTCGCGGTGTACCAGCCCTACATCGTCGACTCGCAGATGTTCAACGGGCCCAATATGTTCCGCCGCCGCCCCGTGGACATCCGGGTGTCCCAGCCCTTCACCGCGCAGGCGGACGTGTCGTCGTTCACCACCGGCAACCTGGAGACGCTGATCACCCTCACCGGCGCGACCCTCCGGGGCATCGAGCCCACGATGACGTCCGATGGCCGGCTCCTCATCTTCCAGGGCGGCCCCCTCAACGATGGCGGCATCGACCACCTGATGTACTCGTACAACCCGACGCCCTGCGCCTCCTTTGGCTGGAGCGACCCTCGCCCCTTGTCGATGATGTACAACGACACGACCTCGGGAGTTCAGCGCTACCCGCTGGCTCGGTGGGGTCTCAAGGCCGCCACCGGGGAGCCCTTCGGAGACACGACGTCCGGCCCCCTGCTCCGAGGCGCCTATCCCTGGGTGGACCACGAGGGACGCAACGTCACGTACACGAGCGTCCTCTACAAGGATGGGGCGCGCCGCGAGGCGGTGAGCCTGATTGGCGTGGACACGGGCTTTGCGGCGTACCACATCGATGGCGCTATCAACACGGGCCGCAATGACATCGCGCACCTCTTCTACTCGGGCCCCATGTGGAATTTCGAGAAGGAGCGCGCCCCCGCACAGAACTTCCCGCGTGGCGCCTCCAACGAAAGCCAGTACCTGCCCGTCACCAAGTCCCACGACGTCATCGCCCTCTTCGGCAGCAACACGTCTGACTACAACGAAATCGACGTCGGCGAGCTGAGAGACCCCTTCCAGGTGCTCAGCCTTCCCATGAACGAGCTGGTGACCCGCGCGGGCACCTACGATGTGACGCGCACCCCGGACTACTCCGGCTACTTCTTCACGGGCACCCTCACCGGCAGCGCGTTCACCTCCGCGGGCAACTTCGTGACGCAGTCCACCTCCGGCTCGCTGTGGGAGCCTCATGGCAAGGGCAAGGCGCTCATGCTCCCCGGAGGCGGGGCTCTCACGGTGAACCTGGCGGACGCCGCGGGCACCGTGCGCGGCGTGGGCGCCCTGGTTCGAGGCTTCACCGTGCAGCTCTCCGTGAAGCCCGACGCGAGCCTCCATGCGGGCTGCACCACGGGCAACCCCTATCGCTATCTCGTCCAGAAGGCCGGGGCGCTCGACCTCATCTATGAGGCCGACAACACGGTGCAAATGTCCTTCGTCATCAATGGCACCCGCGTGCGGCTGGGGCGCAGCCCTCCGCTCCCCCTCGACGCGTGGACCCACCTGGCCTACACCTGGGACGGCGTCACCGGGGGCTTCCGGGAGTACATCAACGGGGTGCCCAGCGGCCGCGCCCTCCCGGTCGCTCCGGGAAGCTTCCGCATGGGCACGGGAGTGCTGTCCATCGGCGCGGGCAACGTGCTGAACGTCGAGTCCTGCCCCATCAATGGCGAGGGCTCCTTCAAGGGCGCCATCGACGAGGTGCGCTTCTTCAGCCATGCGCGCTCGGCCCGCTCCATCTGCATGATATCCCCCGGCGCGGACTGCCTGGACGAGGCCATCCAGGAGACCCCCACCGAGGGGCAGTTCGGCATGAGCCAGCAGGCGTTCCAGTGCAACAGCTACTCGGCGCTGGGCTCGCGGGCGTGCTCTTCCGCCATGCACCGCGTCTGCGCACAGCGCGGCGCCCATGATGCGCTCGCCAACAGCACCAACGTCTTCGAGACGATTCAGCAGCTCATCGGCCACCGGCCGCCCATCTCGCTGCTGGGGGCTCTCGCCGCCGCCACGCCCACCGAGGTGAGCGTGGCGTGCGCCCCCATCCAGCACGAGAGCGTGGCGGTCACCTTCGAGGAGCTGGCGCGCCTGCACACCCTCTGCACCGATGACCGCGCCGCGCAGACCTTCGACTGCACCGCCGCCGCACATCGCTGGTGCAACAAGCTGGGGTGGACGACGGGGCAGATTTTCGAAGTGACGTCGCGCTCATGGGTGGGCTGCTTCAACTCCGGCCTCATCCAGGACGTGCCCAAGGACCAGCTCGGCCCCGCCTCCAACGCCGGTGCGTTCATGAACACCGACTCCAAGCTGGAGGTCAGCCGGTGGTGCCAGGCCCGAGGGTACGGCGCGGGCGTGGTGCAGGAGCTGCGCTCGGGATATCTCGCGCAGACGCACTGCTTCCAGCCCGCGGCGACGGTGCCCTGGAAGCTCAACCCCTGA
- a CDS encoding CC0125/CC1285 family lipoprotein, with the protein MTMPISGRSLVVLAAVHTLTGCTTPYQPMGMAGGYQDSEISPGVVRIEVRGNPYTHLGTLHDYFHRRAKELCKERQYQWFLDSGSEKGPQVFFGTQVGSAVVLSDVPSNKRGWVRGVVTCHAATEKTSDARRADLVQILDVQSGLVTHVSSDLAMAQVPRSTRWAFVSDGRVSARTPEGHLVRVDVDKLEAARTLGYRLLSDAEQEAAASPDVNSVGR; encoded by the coding sequence ATGACGATGCCCATTTCCGGACGCTCCCTTGTCGTCCTGGCCGCGGTCCACACGCTCACCGGATGTACAACGCCTTATCAGCCGATGGGCATGGCCGGTGGCTATCAGGACTCCGAGATTTCTCCCGGCGTCGTCCGCATCGAAGTGCGTGGCAATCCCTATACCCATCTGGGAACGCTGCACGACTACTTCCACAGGCGGGCAAAGGAACTCTGCAAGGAGCGCCAGTATCAATGGTTCCTGGACTCCGGCTCCGAGAAAGGTCCCCAGGTCTTCTTTGGCACCCAGGTGGGCTCGGCGGTGGTCCTCTCCGATGTCCCCAGCAACAAGCGTGGATGGGTCCGGGGCGTCGTCACGTGCCATGCCGCCACGGAGAAGACCTCGGACGCGCGACGGGCCGACCTGGTGCAGATCCTCGATGTCCAGTCGGGACTCGTGACACACGTCTCATCGGACCTCGCGATGGCGCAGGTGCCTCGCTCCACGCGATGGGCGTTCGTCTCCGACGGCAGGGTCAGCGCTCGGACGCCGGAGGGGCACCTGGTTCGCGTCGACGTCGACAAGCTAGAGGCGGCCAGGACGCTTGGCTACCGGCTCTTGTCGGATGCCGAGCAGGAGGCCGCCGCGTCTCCAGACGTGAACTCAGTGGGGCGGTAG
- a CDS encoding sensor histidine kinase, with protein MSTSPSVSWTAESSPAASSTGARWSLSPRGFWPAVILAGYTVLALLYGAQLFVYRASRGEPPRLGEALLTGACVWYAWAVLTPFVLAVARRIRATGRPWFVQLPMHLVPGVGFAVLALGLFAVLREWLVVEVGGGWAGAWSYFLFIASKTTDFDLLVYFSLVGMEAAVAYARRMREEAVRASQLEAQLAQAQLQLLRSQLQPHFLFNTLHAISTLMHRDVESADRMVGQLSELLRASLERDGRHEVPLSEELELLSPYLDIERTRFSDRLQVEVSVAEDARDGLVPSLLLQPLVENAIRHGIAPRRGPGKVWVRVRREGARLALEVEDDGVGPPVGRTELKEGIGLGATRARLERLHGVEQSVTWKARVPSGFLLSLSMPYRRTRP; from the coding sequence ATGTCGACGAGCCCTTCAGTTTCATGGACCGCCGAGTCTTCTCCCGCTGCCTCGTCCACCGGCGCGAGGTGGAGTCTGTCCCCGCGCGGGTTCTGGCCGGCGGTGATTCTGGCCGGGTACACGGTGCTCGCGCTGCTCTACGGGGCGCAGTTGTTCGTGTATCGGGCCTCGCGAGGAGAGCCGCCTCGCCTGGGTGAGGCCCTGCTGACGGGGGCGTGCGTCTGGTACGCCTGGGCGGTGCTCACGCCGTTCGTCCTGGCGGTGGCGCGTCGCATTCGCGCGACGGGCAGGCCCTGGTTCGTGCAGTTGCCGATGCACCTGGTGCCCGGAGTGGGCTTCGCGGTGCTGGCGCTGGGGCTGTTCGCAGTGCTACGCGAGTGGCTCGTGGTGGAGGTCGGGGGCGGATGGGCCGGGGCGTGGAGCTACTTCCTGTTCATCGCGTCGAAGACGACGGACTTCGACCTGCTCGTCTACTTCTCCCTGGTGGGAATGGAGGCGGCGGTCGCGTACGCGCGGCGGATGCGCGAGGAGGCGGTGCGCGCATCCCAGCTCGAGGCGCAGCTCGCACAGGCGCAGTTGCAGTTGCTGCGCAGCCAGCTCCAGCCGCACTTCCTGTTCAACACGCTGCATGCCATCTCCACCTTGATGCATCGGGACGTGGAGTCCGCGGACCGGATGGTGGGGCAGTTGAGCGAGCTGCTGCGCGCGAGCCTGGAGCGCGACGGTCGCCATGAGGTTCCGCTCTCGGAGGAGCTGGAGCTGCTCTCGCCCTATCTGGACATCGAGCGCACGCGCTTCTCCGACCGGCTCCAGGTGGAGGTCTCGGTGGCGGAGGATGCCAGGGATGGACTGGTGCCCTCGCTGCTCCTCCAGCCGCTCGTGGAGAACGCCATCCGGCACGGCATTGCTCCGCGCAGAGGGCCTGGGAAGGTCTGGGTCCGGGTCCGTCGTGAAGGAGCGAGGCTGGCGCTGGAGGTGGAGGACGACGGAGTGGGGCCGCCCGTGGGACGGACGGAGCTGAAGGAGGGAATCGGGCTGGGGGCCACGCGAGCGCGGCTGGAGCGCCTGCACGGTGTCGAGCAGTCGGTGACGTGGAAGGCGCGCGTGCCGAGCGGGTTCCTCCTCTCCCTCTCGATGCCCTATCGGAGGACGCGGCCATGA